The following nucleotide sequence is from Candidatus Polarisedimenticolaceae bacterium.
CGACCGGAGCGGTGGTCGGTCGCGAGGCGCTGGCGCGCGTCGCCGAGAGCGCCCCCGCGCTCCTCGTCGACCTCGCCTACGTCGACTTCGCCGACGACGACCCGACCTCCTTCGCCCTGACCCTCCCGAACGCGATCGTCTTCCGCACCTTCTCGAAGGCGTGGGGGCTCCCGGCGCTCCGGGTCGGCTACGCGATCGGCCCCGAGCCCTGGATCGGCTGGATGCGCGCGGCCGGTGGGCCGTACCCGGTCTCCGGGTTGTCGCTGGCCCTGGTGCAGCGCTGGCTCGAGATCGGCGCGGAGGCCACCGCCGCCTTCGTCGCGCGAGTGCGCGAGGAGCGGCGCGAGCTCGAGGCGCTGCTCGGCGCGCGGGCGGAGCCGTCGCAGGCGAACTTCGTCTTCGCCCGCTTCGACGACGCGGAACGGGTGAGAACCGAGCTCGCCCGGCGCGGGATCGCGGTCCGCATCTTCCCGAACGATCCCGCCCTCGCGGGGGCCCTTCGGCTCACGCTTCCCGGCGAGCCTGCCGCCTTCGCCCGGTTGAGGACCGCGTTCAAGGAGATCCTCCCATGAGCCGCACCGCCACGATCGCGAGGAAGACCCGCGAGACCGACCTCCGCCTGACCCTGGATCTCGACGGCTCGGGCGCGACGGAGATCGCGACCGGGATCGGCTTCCTCGACCACCTGCTCGTCTCGCTCGCGAAACACGCCCGTTTCGACCTGGCGCTGACCTGCAAGGGGGACCTCGAGGTCGACGACCATCACACCGCGGAGGATTGCGCGCTCGCGCTCGGGCAGGCGCTCTCCGAGGCGCTCGGCGAACGGCGCGGGATCGCGCGTTTCGGATCGGCGTACGCGCCGCTGGACGAGGCGCTGGCCCGCGCGGTCGTCGACCTCTCGGGGCGCCCCGCCCCCGTGATCGACCTCGGCCTGACCCGCTGGGCGATCGGGGCCCTCGCGACGGAGAACGTGACCCACGTGCTCGCCTCCCTCGCGAACGCGGCGAGGATGGCGCTGCACGTCGACGTCCTGCGCGGGTCGAACGACCACCACCGCGCCGAGGCGGCGTTCAAGGCGACGGCGCTGGCCCTGCGCGCCGCCGTCGCGCGCGACGGCTCGTCGGAGATCCCGAGCACGAAGGGGACCCTGGCGTGAGCGGCGTCGTCCACGTCGTGAGGACCGGCACCGCGAACCTGGCGTCGGTGCTCGCGGCCCTCGAACGCGCGGGGGCGCGACCGCGCGTGACCGCCGACCCCGCCGAGGTCGCGTCGGCGCCGATCGTGGTCCTTCCCGGCGTCGGCGCCTTCGGAGCGGCGATGGAAAACCTCAGCGAGCTCGCCCCCGTCCTCGCCGATCGCGTGCGCGCGGGGCGACCGACCCTCGGGATCTGCCTGGGCCTGCAGCTCCTCGGCGAAGGGAGCGACGAGACCCCCGGCGTCGTCGGGCTCGGCGTCGTGCCCAGGCGCGCCGAGCGCCTGCGCGGCGAGGTCCGCGTCCCGCAGCTGGGCTGGAACCGCGTGACCGCGCAGCCGGGGTGCGCCCTCCTCGAGGACGGGTACGCGTACTACGCCAACTCGTACGCCTGGTCCGCCCCCGCCCCGGAAG
It contains:
- the hisB gene encoding imidazoleglycerol-phosphate dehydratase HisB, encoding MSRTATIARKTRETDLRLTLDLDGSGATEIATGIGFLDHLLVSLAKHARFDLALTCKGDLEVDDHHTAEDCALALGQALSEALGERRGIARFGSAYAPLDEALARAVVDLSGRPAPVIDLGLTRWAIGALATENVTHVLASLANAARMALHVDVLRGSNDHHRAEAAFKATALALRAAVARDGSSEIPSTKGTLA
- the hisH gene encoding imidazole glycerol phosphate synthase subunit HisH is translated as MSGVVHVVRTGTANLASVLAALERAGARPRVTADPAEVASAPIVVLPGVGAFGAAMENLSELAPVLADRVRAGRPTLGICLGLQLLGEGSDETPGVVGLGVVPRRAERLRGEVRVPQLGWNRVTAQPGCALLEDGYAYYANSYAWSAPAPEGWAAAVTEHGVSFLAAVERGAVLACQFHPELSGAWGAALLSRWLARAKEAAC
- a CDS encoding histidinol-phosphate transaminase, whose translation is MIRVTPYSVPEPPFPTDLKLDGTGGSPIAQRLTEDAAALSRYPDARPLEAAIAARHGVDPARVIVTAGADEALDRACRTFLAPGRSIVLPSPTFEMIARYAALAGGGVVSPPWRGPWPLDAVLGAIDATTALVAIVSPNNPTGAVVGREALARVAESAPALLVDLAYVDFADDDPTSFALTLPNAIVFRTFSKAWGLPALRVGYAIGPEPWIGWMRAAGGPYPVSGLSLALVQRWLEIGAEATAAFVARVREERRELEALLGARAEPSQANFVFARFDDAERVRTELARRGIAVRIFPNDPALAGALRLTLPGEPAAFARLRTAFKEILP